The DNA segment ACCCGCCTGGACCACAACCGCGCGCTGACCCAGCTCGCGAAGAAGACCGGCACCCCGGTCTCGGAGATCAAGCGCCTGACGATCTGGGGCAACCACTCCGCCACGCAGTACCCCGACATCTTCCACGCCACGGTCGCCGGCAAGAACGCCGCCGAGGTCGTGAACGACGAGCAGTGGCTGGCCGACGAGTTCATCCCGACCGTCGCCAAGCGCGGTGCCGCGATCATCGAGGCGCGTGGCGCGTCCTCGGCCGCCTCCGCCGCCAACGCCGCCATCGACCACGTGTACACGTGGGTCAACGGCACCGCCGAGGGCAACTGGACCTCCATGGGCATCCCCTCGGACGGCTCCTACGGCGTCCCGGAGGGCCTGATCTCCTCCTTCCCGGTCACCACCAAGGACGGCAAGTACGAGATCGTCCAGGGCCTGGACATCAACGAGTTCTCCCGCGCCCGCATCGAGGCCTCCGTCAAGGAGCTCGCCGAGGAGCGCGACGCGGTCCGCGCCCTGGGCC comes from the Streptomyces sp. NBC_00820 genome and includes:
- a CDS encoding malate dehydrogenase; protein product: MTRTPVNVTVTGAAGQIGYALLFRIASGQLLGADVPVNLRLLEITPALKAAEGTAMELDDCAFPLLSGIEITDDPNVAFDGANVALLVGARPRTKGMERGDLLEANGGIFKPQGKAINDNAADDIKVLVVGNPANTNALIAQAAAPDVPAERFTAMTRLDHNRALTQLAKKTGTPVSEIKRLTIWGNHSATQYPDIFHATVAGKNAAEVVNDEQWLADEFIPTVAKRGAAIIEARGASSAASAANAAIDHVYTWVNGTAEGNWTSMGIPSDGSYGVPEGLISSFPVTTKDGKYEIVQGLDINEFSRARIEASVKELAEERDAVRALGLI